The following coding sequences lie in one Arachis hypogaea cultivar Tifrunner chromosome 4, arahy.Tifrunner.gnm2.J5K5, whole genome shotgun sequence genomic window:
- the LOC112796811 gene encoding protein decapping 5, which yields MASDTTSSRSSSAADSYIGCLISLTSKSEIRYEGVLYNINTDESSIGLRNVRSFGTEGRKKDGPQIPPSDKVYEYILFRGTDIKDLQVKSSPPVQPTPPINADPAIIQSQYPRPVTSTSTNLPPVTGSLTDFSSQNTQLGLHGSNYQGTLPLYQPGGNIGSWGASPNAPNSNGGGLAMPPMYWQGYYGAPNGLPQLQQQSLLRPPPGLSMPSSMQQPMQFPNYSPSLPGAPSNLPELPSALLPLGTSSASVTATSIPPSNLPSTLPPLNAISASVTATSILPSNMPSTLLPAPSATLAPEALTVSVPNNIAAVSLPAAPVTTNLPSLTPFTNGAPDIGAIVPPVNRPNAISGPSMLYQNASPLTPGLVGSSNSIHMEAPAPPLVTPGQLLQSGPTVVSSSQPSQTPHKDVEVVPVSSTLPPETSVPVSAETQPPILPLPVTSRPNHRPGGAPMHTQHGYGYRGRGSGGGRGRGTGGSRPVAKFTEDFDFMAMNEKFKKDEVWGHLGKSNKSHSKDRDGEDASDEDDSQDEDNGDTSKMDVKPVYNKDDFFDKLSCNALDHDSQNGRVRYSEQIKIDTETFGDFSRHRGGWGGRGPGRGGRSRGGGYYGRGYGYGYAGRGRGRGMPNRP from the exons ATGGCTTCCGACACTACCTCTTCTCGCTCGAGTTCTGCCGCAGATTCCTACATTGGCTGCTTGATCAGCTTGACCTCCAAGAGCGAGATCAGATACGAAGGTGTTCTTTACAACATCAACACCGATGAGTCCAGTATTGGCCTCAGAAACG TGCGATCTTTTGGAactgaaggaagaaagaaagatggtCCACAGATTCCTCCAAGTGACAAGGTGTACGAGTATATATTATTCCGTGGGACTGACATCAAG GATTTACAAGTTAAATCTTCTCCACCTGTCCAGCCTACACCACCAATAAATGCTGATCCAGCTATTATTCAG TCTCAGTATCCTCGCCCAGTCACCAGCACATCTACAAATTTACCTCCTGTAACTGGATCTTTGACAGATTTTAGTTCTCAAAACACACAGCTAGGACTCCATGGATCAAATTATCAAGGAACCTTACCTTTATATCAACCTGGAGGGAACATAGGATCATGGGGAGCTTCTCCAAATGCCCCAAATTCAAATGGTGGTGGGCTTGCTATGCCACCAATGTATTGGCAGGGATATTATGGTGCTCCAAATGGGCTACCTCAGTTACAACAGCAATCTTTGCTTCGACCACCACCTGGGTTATCGATGCCTTCATCTATGCAACAGCCAATGCAGTTTCCCAATTATAGTCCTTCTTTGCCAGGTGCACCATCAAATTTGCCAGAACTCCCATCAGCTTTGCTCCCATTGGGTACTAGTTCTGCCAGTGTAACAGCCACTTCTATACCTCCATCTAATCTCCCATCAACTTTACCCCCATTGAATGCTATTTCTGCTAGTGTGACTGCCACTTCTATACTTCCATCTAATATGCCATCAACTTTGCTACCAGCTCCTTCTGCTACTCTTGCACCGGAAGCTTTGACAGTATCAGTTCCAAACAATATTGCTGCTGTTTCGCTACCAGCAGCCCCAGTCACCACTAACCTACCATCATTGACTCCTTTTACTAATGGTGCTCCCGATATAGGTGCTATAGTACCACCAGTCAACAGACCTAATGCAATTTCAGGTCCAAGCATGCTATATCAAAATGCATCCCCACTAACCCCTGGCCTTGTTGGATCATCAAATTCTATCCATATGGAAGCACCAGCCCCACCTCTGGTAACACCAGGTCAACTGTTGCAGTCTGGACCAACTGTAGTATCTTCATCTCAGCCTTCTCAAACTCCTCATAAGGATGTTGAGGTGGTTCCTGTGTCATCAACATTACCTCCAGAGACATCTGTGCCAGTTTCTGCTGAAACTCAGCCACCAATACTGCCACTGCCAGTAACGTCACGACCTAATCACAGG CCTGGGGGAGCTCCTATGCATACTCAACATGGATATGGATACAGGGGACGTGGAAGTGGAGGTGGAAGAGGAAGGGGGACAGGG GGTTCACGTCCAGTTGCAAAATTCACTGAAGACTTTGATTTCATGGCAATGAATGAGAAGTTCAAAAAGGATGAAGTATGGGGTCATCTAGGTAAAAGCAATAAGTCCCATTCGAAAGATAGAGATGGCGAGGACGCCAGCGATGAAGATGATAGTCAAGATGAAGACAATGGTGATACATCAAAAATGGACGTTAAG CCTGTTTATAACAAGGATGATTTCTTCGACAAGCTTTCATGTAACGCCCTTGATCATGACTCGCAAAACGGAAGGGTTAGATATTCTGAACAAATCAAGATCGATACTGAG ACTTTTGGTGATTTTTCAAGGCACCGTGGTGGCTGGGGAGGCCGTGGTCCTGGCCGTGGTGGACGCTCTCGAGGCGGTGGTTATTATGGAAGGGGTTATGGTTATGGCTATGCTGGAAGAGGAAGGGGACGCGGCATGCCTAATCGTCCATAG